A genomic stretch from Flavobacterium nitratireducens includes:
- a CDS encoding ABC-F family ATP-binding cassette domain-containing protein has translation MLTVNNLSVQFGKRILFDEVNTTFTHGNIYGVIGANGAGKSTFLKIISGDMDPTSGHVQLEPGKRMSVLNQNHNMFDEHTVLETVIMGNKVLYAVKKEMDELYLDYNDANADRIGELQVQFEEMNGWNADSDAASLLSNLGIGEEYHYTLMSDMEGKMKVRVLLAQALFGNPDVLIMDEPTNDLDFETIAWLENFLANYENTVIVVSHDRHFLDAVCTHISDIDFGKINHYSGNYTFWYESSQLAAKQRAQQNKKAEEKKQELEEFIRRFSANVAKSKQATSRKKMISKLNIAEIKPSSRRYPAIIFDQDREAGDQILNVENLSASIDGELLFKDVDLNMAKGDKIVLFSKDSRATTAFYEILNGNQKADSGTFDWGVTTNQAYLPAENHEFFKNDLTLVDWLRQYAKTEEERDEVFIRGFLGKMIFSGEEALKKSNVLSGGEKVRCMISRMMMERANVLMLDEPTNHLDLESITAFNNSLKNFKGSVIFTTHDHEFAQTVGNRVVELTPNGVIDRYMTFDEYLDDEKIQEQRKKMYNL, from the coding sequence ATGTTAACAGTAAATAATTTATCAGTTCAGTTTGGCAAGCGAATTTTATTCGACGAAGTAAATACTACATTCACTCACGGTAATATCTATGGTGTCATCGGTGCTAATGGTGCTGGAAAATCTACTTTTCTTAAAATAATATCTGGCGATATGGACCCAACTTCGGGACATGTGCAGCTAGAGCCAGGAAAACGTATGTCGGTTTTGAACCAAAACCACAATATGTTTGACGAACATACCGTTCTTGAAACGGTTATTATGGGGAACAAAGTTCTGTATGCCGTAAAGAAAGAAATGGACGAATTGTATCTGGATTATAATGATGCAAATGCAGACCGAATTGGAGAATTGCAAGTGCAATTTGAAGAAATGAACGGTTGGAATGCTGATTCGGATGCCGCTTCGTTATTGTCTAACTTAGGTATTGGCGAAGAGTACCATTATACCTTAATGTCGGATATGGAAGGAAAAATGAAAGTACGTGTGCTTTTGGCACAAGCGCTTTTTGGAAATCCTGATGTATTGATTATGGATGAGCCTACCAATGACTTGGATTTTGAAACCATCGCTTGGTTAGAGAATTTCTTAGCGAATTATGAAAATACAGTAATCGTAGTTTCTCACGACCGTCACTTCTTGGATGCGGTTTGTACGCATATTTCGGATATTGATTTTGGTAAAATCAATCACTATTCTGGAAACTATACATTTTGGTATGAGTCTAGTCAATTAGCAGCAAAACAAAGAGCACAACAAAACAAGAAAGCAGAAGAGAAGAAACAAGAATTGGAAGAATTTATTCGTCGTTTTTCTGCTAACGTGGCGAAATCTAAACAGGCGACTTCTCGTAAAAAAATGATTTCGAAACTGAATATTGCCGAAATCAAACCGTCAAGCCGTCGTTATCCTGCGATTATTTTTGACCAAGACCGTGAGGCTGGAGATCAAATTTTAAATGTAGAGAATTTAAGTGCTTCGATTGATGGAGAGCTTTTATTTAAAGATGTAGATTTGAATATGGCAAAAGGCGATAAAATCGTTTTATTTTCTAAAGATTCACGTGCTACAACTGCTTTTTACGAAATCTTAAATGGTAATCAAAAAGCCGATTCTGGAACTTTTGATTGGGGAGTAACTACAAATCAAGCCTATTTACCAGCTGAGAACCATGAATTCTTTAAAAACGATTTGACTTTAGTAGACTGGTTACGTCAATATGCAAAAACGGAAGAAGAGCGTGACGAAGTGTTTATTAGAGGATTTTTAGGGAAAATGATTTTCTCAGGAGAAGAAGCCTTAAAGAAAAGTAATGTATTATCAGGAGGAGAAAAAGTGCGTTGTATGATTTCAAGAATGATGATGGAGCGTGCCAATGTTTTAATGCTTGATGAACCAACAAACCACTTGGATTTGGAATCGATTACGGCTTTTAATAACTCATTGAAAAACTTCAAAGGTTCGGTTATTTTTACTACACATGACCACGAGTTTGCACAAACGGTAGGTAATAGAGTAGTGGAGTTGACTCCAAATGGAGTTATTGACCGTTATATGACTTTTGATGAGTATTTGGATGATGAAAAAATCCAAGAACAAAGAAAGAAAATGTATAATTTGTAA
- a CDS encoding beta-N-acetylhexosaminidase: protein MKYVILSLFTYVMVQAQIKKEDLNLMPWPQSVSLSNASFVLNKNFSINCKAEANSRVFKAATQFLRNLDERTGLFFNQGFVTSTDALPQADLQINCSRTGKIVLNEDESYHLKVTSTKIEITATTDLGALHALATLSQLLHNNGTQFYFPGVEIDDKPRFAWRGLMIDASRHFQTVDVIKRNLDGMAAMKMNVFHWHLVDDQGWRIELKNLPKLTALGSDGQYYTQEEIKNIVKYADEKGIMVIPEIDVPGHASALLSVFPEIGSQTTSKYAISRKSGIHDAALDPTNPKTYQILEAIFDEVCPLFPSTYFHIGGDENNGKEWNANAKIQEFKKKNKLETNHDLQTYFNMKLVPMLKKHGKQLMGWEEIMTPEMSKEAIIHAWRGVNEGLQPGASLAAAAKNGYKTVLSNGYYIDLMLSVDSHYLNDPMPKNMTFTEEEQARILGGEATMWSELVTPLTIDSRIWPRTAAIAERLWSNENVRDLEDMRRRLRKISFYLEKIGLTHIRNKEVILRNISNNQGIKALNDFTNICEPYKIYKRNGGGKKYFMYSPLTLFADACAADAPDAYEFNKMVNRYLTDKDDSSKTEIVYYLNKWINMDVELNVYSKNAPLIQPVLPLAKQLSTVATELVSSWEKKQSPDKALLKTALEQINTRNNADVELAIYNSLMKLSEL, encoded by the coding sequence ATGAAATATGTTATTTTGTCTTTGTTTACCTATGTCATGGTTCAAGCTCAAATCAAGAAAGAGGATTTGAATTTGATGCCTTGGCCACAATCTGTTTCATTGTCGAATGCTTCGTTTGTTTTAAACAAGAATTTCAGTATTAATTGTAAGGCTGAAGCCAATTCAAGAGTGTTTAAAGCGGCTACCCAATTTTTGAGAAATTTAGACGAAAGAACAGGTTTGTTTTTTAATCAAGGTTTTGTTACTTCAACAGATGCATTGCCTCAAGCGGATTTGCAAATCAATTGTAGTCGAACAGGTAAAATTGTTTTAAATGAAGACGAAAGCTATCATTTAAAAGTGACATCAACTAAGATTGAAATTACGGCAACTACCGATTTAGGTGCATTACATGCTTTAGCTACTTTGTCGCAACTACTTCACAATAATGGAACTCAATTTTATTTTCCTGGAGTTGAAATTGATGACAAACCCAGATTTGCTTGGCGTGGTTTGATGATTGATGCTTCCCGACATTTTCAGACCGTCGATGTGATTAAGCGCAATTTGGACGGGATGGCAGCCATGAAAATGAATGTTTTTCACTGGCATTTAGTAGATGATCAAGGCTGGAGAATTGAATTGAAAAACCTACCTAAATTGACAGCATTGGGTTCAGATGGGCAATATTACACTCAAGAGGAGATCAAAAATATTGTAAAATATGCCGATGAAAAAGGGATAATGGTGATTCCAGAAATCGATGTTCCCGGTCACGCTTCGGCTTTATTATCGGTTTTTCCAGAAATTGGAAGTCAAACCACTTCCAAATATGCAATTTCTAGAAAATCAGGAATTCACGATGCGGCTCTCGATCCAACGAATCCTAAAACCTATCAAATACTAGAAGCTATTTTTGACGAAGTTTGTCCGTTGTTTCCAAGTACTTATTTTCACATAGGTGGTGACGAAAATAATGGGAAGGAATGGAATGCTAATGCTAAAATTCAGGAATTTAAGAAAAAGAACAAACTGGAAACGAATCATGATTTGCAAACCTATTTCAATATGAAATTGGTTCCGATGCTCAAAAAGCATGGCAAACAATTGATGGGATGGGAGGAAATCATGACGCCAGAAATGTCTAAAGAAGCTATTATTCATGCTTGGCGCGGAGTCAATGAAGGTTTACAGCCGGGAGCTTCTCTTGCCGCTGCGGCCAAAAATGGTTATAAAACAGTGCTTTCAAATGGGTATTATATTGATTTGATGTTGTCTGTTGATTCCCATTATCTAAATGACCCAATGCCTAAAAATATGACTTTTACTGAGGAGGAACAAGCTCGAATTCTGGGTGGAGAGGCTACAATGTGGAGCGAACTGGTTACACCATTGACTATTGATTCCCGTATTTGGCCCAGAACAGCCGCAATTGCAGAGCGTTTATGGTCGAATGAAAATGTTAGGGATTTGGAAGATATGCGCCGAAGATTGCGTAAAATTTCTTTTTATTTAGAGAAAATAGGTTTGACACATATTCGAAACAAAGAAGTGATTTTGCGAAATATTTCTAATAACCAAGGCATTAAAGCGCTCAATGATTTTACCAATATCTGCGAACCTTATAAAATTTACAAACGCAATGGAGGCGGGAAGAAGTACTTTATGTATTCGCCTTTGACCTTGTTTGCTGATGCCTGTGCTGCCGATGCTCCAGATGCGTATGAGTTTAACAAAATGGTTAATCGATACCTAACAGACAAAGATGATTCATCAAAAACGGAGATTGTGTATTATTTAAATAAATGGATCAATATGGATGTCGAGCTGAATGTGTATAGTAAAAATGCACCTCTAATTCAACCGGTATTGCCTTTAGCCAAACAATTAAGTACAGTAGCAACGGAATTGGTTTCTAGCTGGGAGAAAAAGCAAAGTCCTGATAAAGCACTGTTGAAAACAGCTTTAGAACAAATCAATACTCGCAATAATGCCGATGTGGAACTGGCTATTTATAACAGTCTGATGAAATTATCGGAATTGTAA
- a CDS encoding MFS transporter: protein MNSENLQTKWGQFISLVIVFFFWGFVGSANDILIPVFKKVFTLSQVQSQLVAWAFYAAYFVGSIIFFLISLKSDVLQKFGYKKTLSGGLVLSAVGSFLFVPAATMESFGFFLAALFTVGLGFSIQQIVANPLAIKMGSPVTGAHRLTLAGGVNSFGTTIGAILLGIALFGMGDNKNTSLSLEDIKLPFIILGCAFIIVALFMLFSKIEDPVKEEEAVIEHGHKNFTILDYPQLYLGMLAIFIYVGTEVSIISNLPALLKTAEFGNILEEAIPPFIALYWGSLMIGRWNGGVNVFNTSKTVNLLLKFIVPTIAFGVIIGANVFAKHDVSAFYIYPIWILLFIFMSFLGGKNAGKTLMLYGISGLAMMLLGLVFPDKEIAKFFFISGGLFLSIMWPSIFDLAIAGLGKNTGKASSFLIMMILGGGVIPLIQGKICDFDLSSPEGIFGISWTHFSYIIPLLGFAYLAFYGFYCPKILKKQGITHVESEGGGH, encoded by the coding sequence ATGAATTCTGAAAATTTACAAACCAAATGGGGACAATTCATCTCCCTTGTAATCGTTTTTTTCTTCTGGGGATTTGTAGGATCTGCAAACGACATTTTGATACCTGTATTTAAAAAAGTATTTACCCTATCACAAGTTCAATCACAACTAGTAGCCTGGGCATTTTATGCGGCTTATTTTGTGGGTTCTATTATCTTTTTTCTAATTTCTTTGAAATCAGATGTATTGCAAAAATTTGGTTACAAAAAAACATTATCAGGAGGATTAGTACTATCAGCTGTTGGATCTTTCTTATTTGTTCCAGCTGCCACAATGGAAAGTTTTGGATTTTTCTTAGCTGCCCTTTTCACAGTTGGTTTAGGATTTTCAATTCAACAAATTGTTGCTAACCCATTAGCAATCAAGATGGGAAGTCCTGTTACTGGAGCTCATCGTTTAACATTAGCCGGAGGAGTTAACTCATTTGGAACCACAATTGGTGCTATTTTGTTAGGAATTGCATTATTTGGAATGGGAGACAATAAAAACACTTCACTTTCACTAGAAGATATCAAACTACCATTTATCATCTTAGGATGCGCTTTTATAATTGTGGCTCTTTTTATGCTTTTTTCTAAAATTGAAGATCCTGTTAAGGAAGAAGAAGCTGTTATTGAGCACGGACATAAAAACTTCACAATACTTGATTACCCACAATTATACTTGGGAATGTTAGCTATTTTCATTTATGTAGGTACTGAAGTTTCTATCATTAGTAATCTTCCAGCTCTATTAAAAACAGCTGAATTTGGAAATATTTTAGAGGAAGCCATCCCTCCATTTATTGCGTTGTATTGGGGAAGTTTAATGATTGGTCGTTGGAACGGAGGAGTGAATGTTTTTAACACTTCTAAAACGGTAAATTTACTTTTAAAATTCATTGTTCCTACTATCGCTTTCGGAGTAATTATAGGTGCTAATGTTTTTGCAAAACATGATGTTTCTGCTTTTTACATCTACCCTATTTGGATATTATTGTTCATTTTTATGAGTTTTCTTGGAGGTAAAAATGCCGGAAAAACACTTATGTTATATGGAATCTCTGGTTTAGCAATGATGTTATTAGGACTTGTATTTCCGGATAAAGAGATTGCTAAATTCTTTTTTATATCTGGTGGATTATTCTTGTCCATTATGTGGCCTTCTATTTTTGACTTAGCCATTGCTGGTTTAGGAAAAAATACTGGAAAAGCTTCTTCTTTCTTAATTATGATGATTTTAGGTGGAGGAGTTATTCCATTAATTCAAGGTAAAATTTGTGATTTTGACTTAAGTAGTCCAGAAGGAATTTTTGGAATTTCTTGGACGCACTTTTCATATATTATACCGCTTTTAGGTTTTGCTTATTTGGCATTTTACGGTTTTTATTGCCCTAAAATTCTAAAAAAACAAGGAATAACACACGTGGAATCCGAAGGTGGAGGACATTAA
- a CDS encoding argininosuccinate synthase produces MKKVVLAYSGGLDTSYCLKYLKNEKGYEVHTVLINTGGFDEEELAAIEKRAYELGSAQHANLTILDKYYDKAIKYLIYGNVLKNNTYPLSVSAERVFQAIEAIKYAKSVGASAIAHGSTGAGNDQIRFDLIFQTIAPEIEIITPIRDLKLSRQEEVDYLIKNGVHYSWEKAQYSINKGLWGTSVGGKETLTSKDPLPSEAYPSQLQKEGEEKVTLEFKKGELVAINGVADKPSNNIVALEKLANAYAIGRDIHVGDTIIGIKGRVGFEAAAPLIIIKAHHLLEKHTLGKWQQYWKEQLGNWYGMLFHEGQFLDPVMRNIETFLEDTQKTVNGKVFVSLKPYHFSLDGIESKNDLMNTGFGQYGEMNNAWTSEDAKGFIKILGNAQNIFSSVNKETYE; encoded by the coding sequence ATGAAAAAAGTTGTATTAGCTTATAGTGGAGGTCTAGACACCTCATATTGCCTTAAATATTTAAAAAATGAAAAAGGATATGAAGTTCACACCGTATTAATTAATACAGGAGGTTTTGATGAAGAAGAATTAGCTGCCATCGAAAAGAGAGCTTACGAATTAGGAAGTGCTCAACACGCTAATCTTACTATTCTTGACAAATATTATGACAAAGCGATTAAATATTTAATCTACGGTAATGTTTTAAAGAACAACACCTACCCGCTTTCAGTAAGTGCTGAGCGTGTTTTTCAGGCGATTGAGGCTATTAAATATGCTAAATCAGTTGGGGCGAGTGCAATTGCTCACGGAAGTACAGGGGCTGGAAACGACCAAATTCGTTTTGACTTAATTTTCCAAACGATTGCGCCGGAAATCGAAATCATCACTCCTATACGTGACTTGAAATTATCAAGACAAGAAGAAGTAGATTACTTAATCAAAAACGGAGTACACTATTCTTGGGAAAAAGCACAATATTCTATCAACAAAGGGCTTTGGGGAACTTCTGTTGGTGGAAAAGAAACTTTGACTTCAAAAGATCCACTTCCAAGCGAAGCTTACCCTTCTCAATTACAAAAAGAAGGTGAAGAAAAAGTGACTTTAGAATTCAAAAAAGGAGAATTAGTAGCTATCAACGGAGTTGCTGACAAACCATCAAATAATATTGTTGCTTTAGAAAAATTAGCGAATGCTTATGCAATCGGTAGAGACATTCACGTGGGTGACACAATTATTGGAATTAAAGGAAGAGTTGGTTTTGAAGCTGCTGCTCCACTTATCATTATCAAAGCACACCATTTATTAGAGAAACACACTTTAGGTAAATGGCAACAATACTGGAAAGAACAATTAGGAAACTGGTACGGAATGTTATTCCACGAAGGACAGTTCTTGGATCCTGTAATGCGTAATATCGAGACTTTCTTAGAAGATACTCAAAAAACAGTAAACGGAAAAGTATTTGTTTCATTGAAACCATATCACTTCTCATTAGATGGTATCGAATCAAAAAACGACTTAATGAACACTGGTTTTGGTCAATACGGAGAAATGAACAACGCCTGGACATCTGAAGATGCTAAAGGATTTATCAAAATCTTAGGTAATGCTCAAAATATTTTCTCTTCAGTGAATAAAGAGACTTATGAATAA
- the argC gene encoding N-acetyl-gamma-glutamyl-phosphate reductase, translating into MINVGIIGGSGYTAGELIRILMFHPNAKLDFVYSTTNAGKPLSIAHQDILGDIEMNFTDAINPDVDVVFLCLGHGKSIAFLENNIFSDNTKIIDLGNDFRLTKDKDFNGKSFVYGLPELNKNDIKKANYIANPGCFATAIQLALLPLAAEGALTEDVHINATTGSTGAGVGLAATSHFSWRNNNFSHYKAFEHQHLGEINQSINQLQSDYTNELIFIPNRGDFPRGIFATLYTKSEESLEDLVAKYEAFYANQPFVTVTTTNINMKQVVQTNKCIISLMKKGNRVLITSTIDNLLKGASGQAVQNMNLMFGLEETTGLHLKPCGF; encoded by the coding sequence ATGATTAATGTTGGAATAATAGGAGGCTCGGGATATACAGCAGGAGAATTAATTAGAATTCTAATGTTTCACCCGAATGCCAAATTAGATTTTGTTTACAGTACAACCAATGCAGGAAAACCATTATCAATCGCTCACCAGGATATTTTGGGAGATATTGAAATGAATTTTACTGACGCTATCAATCCTGATGTCGATGTTGTCTTCTTGTGTTTAGGACACGGGAAATCAATTGCGTTTTTAGAAAACAATATATTCTCTGACAACACAAAAATCATTGATTTAGGAAATGATTTCCGTTTGACAAAAGATAAAGATTTCAACGGAAAATCATTCGTTTATGGCTTACCTGAATTAAACAAAAACGACATTAAAAAAGCAAATTATATTGCTAATCCCGGTTGTTTTGCAACAGCTATCCAATTGGCTTTATTACCGTTGGCTGCTGAAGGAGCATTAACGGAAGATGTTCATATCAATGCTACAACAGGAAGTACAGGTGCCGGTGTGGGACTTGCTGCTACTTCCCATTTTAGCTGGAGAAACAACAACTTTTCTCACTACAAAGCATTTGAACACCAACATTTAGGTGAGATTAACCAAAGTATCAATCAGTTACAATCTGATTATACAAACGAATTAATTTTCATCCCTAACAGAGGTGATTTCCCAAGAGGAATTTTTGCGACTTTATATACAAAATCAGAAGAGAGCTTAGAGGATTTGGTTGCCAAATACGAAGCTTTTTACGCCAATCAGCCATTTGTTACGGTAACAACTACCAACATTAACATGAAACAGGTAGTACAAACCAACAAATGTATTATTAGTTTAATGAAAAAAGGAAACCGGGTTTTAATAACATCAACTATAGATAATTTATTAAAAGGTGCTTCTGGTCAAGCTGTTCAAAACATGAATTTAATGTTTGGACTGGAAGAAACTACAGGATTACACCTAAAACCATGTGGATTCTAA
- a CDS encoding aspartate aminotransferase family protein, which yields MNLFDVYPLYPITPVKALDCIIYDEKGTEYLDLYSGHGVISIGHTQPDYVAKVKAQLDNLSFYSNAIQNPLQVELAEKLGKASGLTDFSLFLCSSGAEANENALKLASFHNGKSRVIAFDNSFHGRTSAAVAVTDNKKIVAPLNAQQVVTFLPLNQIELVEAELQKGDVCAVIIEPIQGVGGLDQGTTEFFQALEKACHANEVVLIIDEVQSGYGRSGKFFAHQHHGIHPDIVTTAKGMGNGFPIGGVLISPKFQASYGLLGTTFGGSHLACAAGIAVLDVMEDKKLIENTNKVSEYFFEAIKVIPEIKQVKGRGLMLGVEFDFDVSVLRKKMIIEKHIFTGGANNKNLLRILPPLTITTDAIDTFIKALQESLAELN from the coding sequence ATGAACTTATTTGACGTTTACCCATTATATCCTATCACACCTGTAAAAGCACTTGATTGTATTATTTACGACGAAAAAGGAACAGAATATTTAGATTTATACTCTGGACACGGAGTAATTTCAATTGGTCACACCCAACCAGATTATGTGGCGAAAGTAAAAGCACAATTAGATAATTTGAGTTTTTACTCGAATGCGATTCAAAATCCATTACAAGTAGAATTAGCTGAGAAATTAGGAAAAGCTTCCGGTTTAACTGATTTTAGCTTATTCTTATGCAGTTCTGGAGCTGAAGCAAATGAAAATGCATTAAAATTAGCTTCTTTCCACAATGGAAAATCAAGAGTAATTGCTTTTGATAATTCGTTCCACGGAAGAACTTCTGCGGCTGTTGCTGTTACCGACAACAAGAAAATTGTTGCTCCGTTAAATGCGCAACAAGTGGTTACTTTCCTTCCTTTGAACCAAATTGAATTGGTAGAAGCAGAATTACAAAAAGGAGATGTTTGTGCGGTGATTATTGAGCCAATTCAAGGAGTTGGTGGATTAGACCAAGGAACAACAGAATTCTTCCAAGCTTTAGAAAAAGCTTGTCACGCAAATGAAGTAGTTTTGATTATAGACGAAGTACAATCAGGTTATGGAAGAAGCGGAAAATTCTTTGCTCACCAGCACCATGGAATACATCCGGATATCGTAACTACTGCTAAAGGGATGGGGAACGGTTTCCCAATTGGAGGCGTTTTAATTTCTCCTAAATTCCAAGCCAGTTACGGTTTATTAGGAACTACTTTTGGAGGAAGTCACCTAGCTTGTGCTGCCGGAATTGCAGTATTAGATGTGATGGAAGACAAAAAACTAATCGAAAACACAAACAAAGTGTCAGAATATTTCTTTGAAGCGATTAAAGTAATTCCAGAAATCAAACAGGTAAAAGGAAGAGGATTAATGCTTGGAGTTGAATTTGACTTCGACGTGAGTGTCTTGAGAAAGAAAATGATTATTGAAAAACATATTTTTACAGGAGGAGCTAACAATAAAAACTTATTGAGAATCCTTCCTCCGCTAACGATTACGACTGATGCTATCGATACATTCATCAAAGCATTACAAGAATCTTTAGCTGAATTAAATTAA
- a CDS encoding glutamate-5-semialdehyde dehydrogenase, translating to MSTLLSIEKRNAVLTRMAALLEQEREALKAINQQDLANYNGEDLAMEKRLLVDDAKVDGMILSVQQLASQEDPVGQVRYEFTHDNGMRISNKTAAFGTILIIYESRPDVTVEAGGIAFKSGNKILLKGGKESLLSNLKIVSLWHQALEENGVSTDWVEYLNYDRVQTQAFLEKPTQKVDLIVPRGGEKLIEFTKKHASCPVIVSGRGNNFLYINANADLEKAMAIIINGKTSNISVCNALDKVLIDVNLADWEAFTNELVVKLKSYNVTILGDEAVAKATNVPAIKNDLIWYEEFLDYKIVIGTVNSNEEAIEKINKYCGGHSASIVTEDKAVAQQFMENIDASSVYHNASTRFTDGGQFGLGGELAISTDKLHQRGPIGLQHLVTNKWYIYGEGQIR from the coding sequence ATGAGTACATTATTATCCATAGAAAAAAGAAACGCTGTATTGACAAGAATGGCGGCTCTTTTAGAACAAGAAAGAGAAGCTTTAAAAGCCATCAATCAGCAAGATTTAGCCAATTATAATGGTGAAGATCTGGCTATGGAGAAACGTTTACTCGTTGATGACGCTAAGGTAGACGGAATGATACTTTCCGTACAACAACTAGCAAGTCAGGAAGATCCAGTGGGTCAGGTCCGTTACGAATTCACTCATGACAATGGCATGAGAATCAGCAATAAAACAGCTGCTTTTGGAACGATTTTAATTATTTATGAATCACGTCCGGATGTAACTGTGGAAGCTGGTGGAATTGCCTTTAAATCAGGAAATAAAATTTTATTGAAAGGTGGTAAAGAATCTTTGCTTTCGAATCTAAAGATTGTGAGCCTTTGGCATCAGGCTTTGGAAGAAAACGGAGTAAGTACGGATTGGGTTGAATATTTGAATTATGACCGTGTTCAAACTCAGGCTTTCCTAGAAAAACCAACACAAAAAGTCGATTTGATTGTACCACGTGGCGGTGAAAAACTGATTGAATTTACAAAAAAACACGCGAGCTGTCCGGTAATTGTAAGTGGTCGTGGAAATAACTTTTTATACATCAATGCCAATGCTGATTTAGAAAAAGCTATGGCTATTATTATTAACGGAAAGACCTCAAACATATCAGTTTGCAACGCTTTAGATAAAGTATTAATTGATGTTAATTTAGCAGATTGGGAGGCTTTCACAAATGAATTAGTGGTTAAATTAAAAAGCTATAATGTTACTATTTTAGGAGATGAAGCTGTTGCAAAAGCGACGAATGTTCCTGCTATAAAAAACGATTTGATTTGGTACGAAGAATTTTTGGATTACAAAATTGTTATTGGAACAGTAAATTCGAATGAGGAAGCGATTGAAAAAATCAACAAATATTGTGGAGGACATTCGGCTTCTATTGTTACTGAAGACAAAGCTGTTGCGCAACAATTTATGGAAAATATTGATGCTTCTTCTGTATATCACAATGCCTCTACTCGATTCACAGACGGTGGACAATTTGGTTTAGGTGGAGAGTTAGCGATTAGTACCGATAAATTACACCAACGCGGACCAATTGGTTTACAACATTTGGTAACCAATAAATGGTATATTTACGGTGAAGGACAAATCAGGTAG
- the proB gene encoding glutamate 5-kinase: MLLKLGSNTLTRETNHISRGKIEDIGMQIASLNDEYEFIIVSSGAIAAAKQFVKLDNNDKDVFVKQALASIGQPHLMRIYNENFKDLGLNTSQCLLSYSDFEKEQTKKNIVNTINVLVKNNYIPIINENDTVATDEIKFGDNDKLAALTAVLLKVDILIIATNTDGFYTKESMLKGIPETITSVDDLKDLEKEIGDSKSSHGTGGMQSKIEAAAIAKSANIETWVVNGLNDNFILNAIANTIAFTKIV, translated from the coding sequence ATTTTATTAAAATTAGGAAGCAACACCCTGACAAGGGAAACCAATCATATTTCGAGAGGAAAGATTGAGGATATTGGCATGCAAATCGCTTCTTTGAATGATGAATATGAGTTTATCATTGTAAGTTCGGGCGCTATTGCTGCGGCTAAACAATTTGTAAAATTAGACAATAACGATAAGGATGTTTTTGTTAAACAGGCTTTGGCTTCAATTGGTCAACCGCATTTGATGCGCATTTACAATGAAAACTTTAAGGATTTAGGCTTAAACACCTCACAATGTTTACTTTCGTATTCGGATTTCGAAAAGGAACAAACCAAGAAAAACATTGTCAACACCATCAATGTATTGGTTAAAAACAATTACATTCCTATCATCAATGAAAACGACACTGTTGCTACCGATGAGATTAAATTTGGAGATAACGATAAATTAGCTGCTTTGACAGCCGTTTTATTGAAAGTTGATATTTTAATCATTGCGACTAACACCGATGGTTTTTACACTAAAGAATCCATGTTAAAAGGAATTCCTGAAACCATCACATCAGTTGATGATTTGAAAGATTTGGAAAAAGAAATTGGTGATTCTAAATCCTCACATGGAACAGGTGGAATGCAATCTAAGATTGAAGCAGCAGCTATTGCAAAAAGCGCCAATATTGAAACTTGGGTAGTAAATGGCCTTAATGACAATTTTATACTAAATGCAATTGCAAATACTATTGCATTCACAAAAATTGTATAA